In Pseudomonadota bacterium, the genomic stretch CGTTGACGTAAAGCAGATCGGGATGAAACACCGGCCGCAGTAAGCTGCTGTCCGCCCGATATAGCCCGTCAAAGTAGCGGTCCATCACACCAAGCACGCTAGCAACAGCGGGGGCGGTCATGACCCAATTCCTTCAGCCTGGATTGCAGCAAGGACGGTCGGACGTTCTGCGATACGCGATACAAAGCCGGAGAGGTGAGGCCAGCGGCCAAGGTCGATTTGCTGCACCCGAGCCCAGCCTGCAACGACAAAAAGATAGGCGTCCGCCGGCGAGAATCGCTCGTCGACAAGGTATTGCCGACCGTCAGCCAGCAAGGCTTCGAGATAATCAAACTTGGAGGCAACCTTTGCGCGCGCATCCGCCTTGGCAGACTCATCAGACGATTTGGCAAACAACGGACTAAACGCTTTGTGCAGCTCCGAGGCGGTGTAGTTCAGGTACTCCTGGAGTCGGGCGCGTGACACCGTTCCCGGCGCCGGCAGCTCGATTTGATCTGGCGCTGAGTCCGCAATGAACTGCAGGACGGCGGCACCTTCACTCAGGACCTCTCCGGAATCCAGCTCGAGCGCGGGGACATAACCTTTGGAGTTAACCGCAGCGAATTTCTGTCCGCTCTCGGTCAGGCCCGTACTCGGGTCAACCGCCTCGAGTTCAAAGTCTGCACCCACTTCTCGCAGCAGAATATGGCTAGCCAGGGAGCAAGCGCCGGGTATGTAGTAAAGCTTCATGTTTTTGTCCTTTAAGGGTTAAGGGAGCCAATATCGTGGACGCAAACCCGAAACATAGATAACATCGTATTTTCATATATATGATCTATTAAATAGATCATTGAAACGAAGATGACCTTGGATCAACTGCAGGCGCTTGAGGCCATTGTTGCCACCGGAACGTTCCGAGGGGCCGCTGACCGGCTGCACAAAGCGCAGTCCGCGATCAGCCACAAAATCCGCAAGCTGGAAGCCGAGCTCGAGTTCGACCTTTTCTCTCGCTCGGATTACCGCCCGAAGCTCACCCCGCGGGGAGAGATCTTTTTTCGAGATTCACTACGCATCCTGAACGGCATGCAGGCGCTCAAGGCAACCGCAGCAGAGTTGCGGTCGGAGCAGGAAGCATCGGTCACCATATCGGTCAGCGCGACCATGCCCCTTGATCCGCTTCTGGAGGTCCTGGGGCCGATCAGTGAGGCTTATCCGGCCACCCACATTCGAGTATTCACCGACATGATGGGCGGCCCGATATCGCGACTGATGAGCGGCGAGGCTGACCTGATCCTGGCAACGTTGTCAGGCGTTTCCGTCGACGATGTGGAGACCCTGCCCGTCGGATCGGTCACGATTCGCCCCGTATGCAGCCCCATCTTCGAACCCGCTGACTTTCCCGGCGTGCGTTCGATTGCGGAAATGCAAACCTATTGCCAGGTGGTGGTCGCTGATACGGTCGGCGGCGACTTTGAGCAAAGCCGGGACGTGCTCCCGGGCGGCCGGCGCTGGACGGTCTCCGATTTCGCCATGAAGAAGTCCATTCTGCTTGCGGGGCTTGGCTGGGGCGGTATGCCGGAACATCTGATTGAAGAGGAGCTGGCTTCAGGAGCGCTGACAAGACTGGATGTCGAAGGCTTTCGAGCGCGCCACTCAGAAATCTACGCCGTGCGAAAGCGGGGAAAAGATGTCGGTAGAGTTCAAACCGAATTGTGGAAGTCGTTATCAAATCGCTAAATCGGCGGTTGCTCGGCCTCAGGTTCCAGCTTTCGCTCCAAGTAACAACGAATACACGGTCTCGGTAAGCGTTGACCCGTGCACTGTCACACCGCGAGCTGTTCCGGCAGCCCTGTCTTTTGCTCCGCATAGGATCGACTTGTGCTGAGAATGTCGGGGTTCCGGATAGGCCAATATCGGCCGGCGAGGTCAAACATACCGGCAGGACCAACCACCGCGTCACGCAGACGTACACGAGGGCCAATTTGGGTATTGGGTAAGACCACCACGTTATGCAAGTGGCAATGGCGTCCAACGATGGCGCCATTATTCAAGACGCATTGGCTGTCGAGCTGCGCGTGAGCATGAACCTTACAGTGATCTCCTACCAGCACCGATGATCCGATATGCGCGCTCCGAGCAACCTCGCTCCGCCAGGCTCGCCACCTCTGACCTGGGCCCGGATTCCCAGCCGCGACCATGCCTTCCAGTTCACCGTTAACGATTGCGAGATTGAGCGCGTGGTAATCGCTAGCATTGGTAATCGACCAATATTGATATGCCGACACCGTCGACCAGGGCCGGGCGAAGGGCTCCGGCCGCTGCAGGTTCCACTCGGAAGCAACGCTCCGGGGGCAATCCCGTATTTGATCGAGTGTCGGCGACGCTATTACTTTGTCCTCTTCGGGAAAGTGCTGAAGCTGGTCAGCACAGACGAAACTACACTCGCCAAACTCCACCAGAGTCTGGTTACGCAGATCATCGCCACCCAGATCGCTGTAGCGAATGGTCATATCCCATTCGAGACCGTCACCGACACGGCGGCGAATACTCGACTGCTGCGGCCCTGCGGCAAAGCGCAGATGACGAAAACCCGCGGATCGGAGTTGCTCTAGCAGGTGAATGACCAGCGCTTTGCCAGCAATTGGCAAAACAGCTTGATGCGTAGAAGGCCAGACAGGCGAAAGCGGCGCATGAGCCGATTGATAGCCGAGAACGACGGGGCCTTTCATCAGTAAGCACCTCGACCGGAAAGGACTGCCGGGACGGTCTTTACGATGATGCGCAGATCTTCCCACAGGCTCTGCTTTTCCAAATAGGCCACATCGAGCATCACCTGCCCGGAAAACGGAACATTACTGCGTCCGCCGATCTGCCACAGACAGGTCAAGCCAGGCTTCGCTTCAAGTCGTTTTCGCTCTGTTGAACTGTATTGCTCGACCTCACCCGGCACCGGTGGCCGGGGCCCAACGATAGACATGTCTCCACGCAACACGTTGAAAATCTGCGGCAGCTCATCAATTGAGAGACGGCGAATCAGGCGTCCGACCTTCGTGATTCGCGGATCTTGCTTCATCTTGAAGATCACTCCGTCAGCACTTTCATTGGCTGCCGCCAGCGCAGCCTTTTCGGCGTCGGCACCCACCCGCATCGAGCGAAACTTGATCATGCGGAACCGTCGACCTTTGAACCCAACCCTCTCCTGGAAAAACAGGACGGAGCCAGGCGATTCCAGGCGTATGGCGATTGCTGTCCCGATCAGCAGCGGACTCAGGGCCAGGACCGCGCCTGTCGCTATCGAGATGTCCAGCAGGCGTTTGAGTGCCAAAGACAGGGCCATCTGGGTCTGCCAGGTCGCTCGAATCAGCGCAGCGCGGCTGTCGGAGCGGGGCGTACGCGTCGGGCAACTGGCAGCCAGGGCTGCCGGACAAGGTAGAGATCTGGTTGGGGATAAAGTCATTTTTTTCATTTTCAAATCGGGTCTTAGCGTTGCGATTCGTCTATTTTCCGCAAAACTGAAACAATTTGAAATAGTAAAAATGAAAACAAAAGTCGAGGAACGCGCTAACCAAGACCACCCAGATGCTGCTTCACCGCCAGCGCGGTGCGCTGCGCTAGAACGATGAGATGATCCAACGTCTCTTCCGAAATCAGCCGGCCCTCTCTCGCTGCTTGTTCCGCAACGTCACAGAGCTCGGCCAGCTCCAGAGCACCAATGCTTCGACTGGAACTCTTTAAGCCATGGCAGATCTGGCCAAATTCCGCGGCATCGCCGTCTGCATGATGGCGGGCGAGGCCCGCCTGACGCGGGGCAAGCTCACGGAGATAAACCGGCAAAACTTTCCGAAGCAAATCATCGGCCCCATCTCCAAGCATAGCCAGGCCTGAGTGATCTAGGGCGACCGGTTCCAGCCCAGGTTTCATGTCGGCTGGACTTTCCTTATCTAGCTGATGATGAGCGCGGCGTAAGATCTCTGCCAATTCTTCAGGAACCACCGGCTTGGTGATCACAGCGTCTACCCCGGCATCGGTGAACCGGGCTCGGTCCTCCGGTAAGACGCTCGCCGATACGGCGACGATATACGGTTGTCGCAGTGATGAGTTCTCGCGAAGACGCCGGGTCGCCTCTACACCGTCCATTACCGGCATACGAATATCCATCAGCACCACGTCATAAGCATTGTTAGCGAACGCGCGCAGAACCTCCTCTCCGTTACAGACAAGATCAACCGGGTAACCCAGCGCATTCAGCTGCGCTTCCTGCACCAGACGGTTTACTTCATAGTCATCGGCGAGCAGGATCTTTAGCGGGTGTGTTAACCCCTGTTCTGCCACGTTTTCAGGCAGGTCAATATCGTCTTCAGCAACCAGGCTAACATCCTGGCGACCCGGATTTTCGTCGACAACCTGCGCCAGAATGTAGAAGGAAAAGGCGGAGCCTTGTCCCTCCTGGCTATTGAGCTTGATTCGGCCGCCCAGCAACTGAGTTAATCGCTCGCAAATGGCAAGCCCCAGGCCCGATCCCAGTCGATGGCTGTTGGGATTGGTCTGGATAAACGGGTCGAAGATCGCCTGCTGCATCGATGGGGATATACCAATGCCCGTATCCTGGACGGAAAACTCCAGGCGCACCCATTCCAGATCATTGTGCGACGTGCTATCAAGGATGTGCTCGGGAACATCGCTCTTCGCGACAGTGCGCTGTTGAACCACTACAGATACCGCGCCTTCATCTGTGAATTTGACAGCGTTGCTCAAGAGATTGAGGAGCACCTGCTGCACCCGGGCCGCGTCCATCGCGTAGACCGAACCCAAACCTGTGAGATCCGGCAGATTCAAAGCTATCGACTTGCTCTGGGCTTCGAGCGATACCAGCTGCACGGTTTGGCGCACCAGCGTTCCCAGATTTGCCGGACCAAACTCAAGATCAACATGACCACCCTGGATTTTTGACAGATCCAGAATATCGTTGATTATCCGAAGCAGCAGGCCGCTGCTCGCATGAATAGTCTCAAGCTGCTCCTGCTGCGTCGAGGTCAGCTCCGACTGTTTGAGTAACGCGGCAAACCCCATAATGGCGTTGAGCGGAGTCCGGATTTCGTGACTCATGCGGGCCAGGAACTGTTCCTTTAGATCGGAAACCTCCAGCGCCTCGTCACGAGCCTGGCGCAGCATTTCTTCCGCCAGCATCCGTGCGCTAACTTCCGCCTCCAGCTTGGTGATCGTCTGGCGCAGTTCGCGCGTGCGCTCCCGCACCTGATCTTCCAGCGCGGCGCGGGAATCCTCCAGACGCTGATTGGCGTTATACAAACGACGACTGATGGTTTCGAGCGCCAACTCTGCCTGCTCTCGCGCGCGGGTTTGGCGAATGCATCGTCGCTCCCATGCTGCGGCGTCCATCACACCCGCTCCACCCGCATCACTCGGCGTGAGTCGTCATCAGAGGCAGAGAGCACCTCGATGCTCAACGGTTGCCCGAAGTGTTTGCCTGCCGACTCAAGCATGCAGTGGGCGACGATGCCCATAGGCCGAGTTGATTCGTAGGTCACCGTCATATCAGAGTCACCGCGTTCGACAGTGATCGTCGGCGGCCGTGCATCGTCATAGAGTTTCTTGACCTCAACGTGGATGTGCCGATCCAGAAGCTCTAGAAACTCGAACACGTCCTCGGTTTCTTCGAAAAACTCCGGGTGCATCCTGTTGAAGGCGTCCATCAGAAAATCTGAGAACTCCCGCAGCAAGACGGTCGGCTCGGTTTGGGCATGCTCACAGGCCGCGGTCAACAGGGTCATTAACTCCCCATGGGGGTAGTTTCCAACCCGGGTGTACACGGCGCCGGACGGAAGCTGATCCTCCACTGCGGCAATGATCGTCTCTACATCCGCGATGCTATGGCGCTTCTCAACAAAGTCCAGAAACTCAACCAGTAGTGTTCCTTTCATGCGCACTGCGCTCCTTTTCGTCGATCAGAGCCATGTCGATCAGGCCCTTAAGGTCATCCACGTTGACCGGTTTTCCAAATACTTTGATATCGGCCGGCAACTCGCCACGTTGAGCGATTTGCTCGACCGTCAACCCCGAGATCACCACCATTCGCGTACCGGCACACAGCCGGGAGCGGTCTACCGCAGCAATCATCTGCAGTCCGTCCATGCCAGGCATGTCCACATCGACAATGACTAAAGCGGGGTTGAACCGGCCGATCGCCACCAGCCCCTCAAAACCGTTTTCAGCGAATCGCACCCGGGCGTTGGAACCCAGGATATCTATCAAGGCCTGGTAATAGGCCTGCATGGTTTGATCATCCTCAACGATCAGCACGTCACACTCCGAGGGCGAGGCCGCCGGGCCGTCCGACTGGCGCGATTCAAGCAGCTGCTCGAGCGACGACTCTTCGATGCGTCGATGCCCCCCCGGTGTCTTCCAGGCGGATAACAGTCCGTCTTCAACCCATAGCTGGATTGTGCGAACTGACACACCCAGGCGACGAGCCGCCTCTTTCGTACCGACAACACGCTGCGCCATGGCTTGTCCGATCTCTCATTTGCAATTTGAGTTTCATTATTTTCATGAAACAGCTCAATCATCAATAGAACTGAAATATATTTTGCGTTTTTTATCATTTAAGTTTCATTTGTTTGCTTTTGAAATGGTGTTTTTATCATTTTTATCGATATCATGACGACCATTCGTTCAGGAGCAAGCAACAATGACGCTGTTTCGCCATCTGCCCTATCTACTGCTCATCGCCTTCTTGGCGTCGGCGGCCGTGCAGGCAAATCCCCGACAAAATTTTGATGTGCTCGCTGGTGCACCCATCGATGATGAGCTGCCGGCCCAGAGCCCGGGTTCTGCCGCCAGCGTAAATCGGACCCTTCGGCCCGCCCTCAGCTATCCCACGCTTCGACTCGATGAGCGCGAACGACGGCCGGCAGCGATTTCCCAGGCTCCAGCCCTGAGAGCCACGCAACTTGCGGCAGGCGTCACTTCGGATTTTGCCGAGCTTGTCGGAGAGAGTCTGGGAGTGAAGCTCCCCCGGTTCGGGCGCGATGTGTTTCACAGCGAGACTCGGGGTTACTCAGCTTCCGATCAGATGCCGGTGCCGGCTGACTTTGTGCTCGGTCCCGGCGATGAGGTCTATCTGCGTGCGTGGGGGACCATCGAAATCGACTACCGGGCAACGATTGATCGCCTTGGAGAGATTGCGATTCCCAAAGTGGGAACCGTGCCGCTGGCTGGTGTTCGCTACAGCGATCTTCGTACGCACCTGCGAGCGGCGATCGGTCGCGTATTCAAGGGATTCGAACTCTCAGTAAGCCTCGGCCAGCTGAAGACCATTCAGATCTATGTGGCCGGCTTTGCCCGGTCTCCCGGCAGCTACACCATCCCTAGTCTATCGGGAGGGATCAACGCTCTGTTCGCCGCCGGTGGCCCTGCCCCGGCTGGCGATCTTCGTCGCCTTGTGCTGCGCCGCGAGGGACAGGACCTGCACACCTTCGATCTGTATCGACTGCTGATCGAAGGCGACATGACTGATGTTCGACTGATGCCCAATGACGTGCTTTACATTCCACCGCAGCGCGGCGAGGTGGCCATCGCCGGCGCCGTAAACGCGCCGGCGGTATTCCAGTTCAGCGAGACGGACACCCTGGGTGACCTGATTCGTTTCGCCGGGGGTCTGGGAACGACCGCCGATACGCACCGGATCACGATCGAAAGCATCAACGCTGATGGAGATCGCCTGGTGGAATCATTGGAATTGAATGAGTCCAGCGCCAGGCGGCAGCTCCGGCCCGGTGATCTGGCCGTAGTGACTCCGGTCAATATGCGGATTGATGATGCGGTCACGCTTCGTGGCCATGTCGCCAACCCGTTCCGCCACCCCTTTTCACCAGGCATGCGGATTTCAGACCTGATTCCGTCTCGCGAAGCGCTGATATCGCCCCGCTATTGGCTGGAGCGCAACCGTGAATCTCAGTGGATCTCGGGCGCGAAGCGTGAGCCCGGTGGTTCGTTTTCGGACAACCTGCCGGACGTCAATTGGGAGTACGCCGCATTGGAAAGGCTCAATGCCGACACCCTGACCAGCGAGCTGATCGCGGTGAGGCTCGACAAGGCAGTACTCGAGCGCGATCCAGCATTTGACCTGGTGCTTCAGCCCGGCGACGTGCTGACGGTTTACGCATTGGATGATTTTCGTGTGCGCCGTACTCAGCGCCCAAGATTCGTGCGTATCGAGGGCGAGGTCGGTCGGTCGGGAGTTTACTCACTGACACCCGGTGATGGGCTTGAAGAGCTGATTCGCCTCGCTGGCGGCACAACTGATATGGCCTACCTGTTTGGCCTGGAACTTCGCCGAGAGTCCGTGCGGGCACGACAGGCAGCCCGGATCAACGAATCGATCGATCAACTCGAGCGGGAGTATCAGCGTCACCTGATCGAGCGTTCCCGCAACGTGCTTAGCGGCGACCTGTCGCTGGCCATTCCGCCCGAATCCGACGCCATCGCTCACCTTATCGCCCGGCTGCGTGAAGCGAAGCCGACGGGGCGCATGGTACTTGAACTGGAGCCCGGGATTGCTGTGGCCAGCGAACTGCCGACGCTGGGCCTTACGGACGGGGATACCGTCTATGTTCCCGCCCGGCCCGAAACCATCGAGGTGGTCGGTGCTGTGATCCGTGAAGGGTCGTTTCTCTACTCCGAGGGTCGAGGCTACAAGGGCTACATCGAGCACGCAGGGCCTATCCCCAGCGCCAATCTGCGCCAGATTTACGTTCTCCGGCCCGACGGGACCTTTGTCAAAGCCTCCCGCAAGCTCGCGCTGGCACCTGGCGACGCCATCGTAATTCCCGAGAAGGTCGATCGGGCCACCTGGGTACGCCGTCTCAAGGACTGGACCCAGGTGCTGTATCAGTTTGGTCTCGGCGCCGCGGGTCTCAAGATCCTGGAGGGTCTCTAATCATGTCTCCCCCCGCACTGACGCATTCGCAGCCCGCGGAAAATGCACCGGAACTCAGCGTTATGCCGCTGCTGCTGGTGTTAGCAAGGCGCCTGCCACTGTTGGCTGGCCTGCCGCTGGCGGCCGCTATTGTCGCGGTCATCTACTGCAAATTGGTCGACCCGGTTTACACCGCAACCGCACGGATCCTGCCGCCGCAATACAACGAAAACACGGTTTCGGGCATGCAGAACCAGCTCGGCGGCGAAAGCCAGCTCGGCAACAGCGCGCT encodes the following:
- a CDS encoding LysR family transcriptional regulator, yielding MTLDQLQALEAIVATGTFRGAADRLHKAQSAISHKIRKLEAELEFDLFSRSDYRPKLTPRGEIFFRDSLRILNGMQALKATAAELRSEQEASVTISVSATMPLDPLLEVLGPISEAYPATHIRVFTDMMGGPISRLMSGEADLILATLSGVSVDDVETLPVGSVTIRPVCSPIFEPADFPGVRSIAEMQTYCQVVVADTVGGDFEQSRDVLPGGRRWTVSDFAMKKSILLAGLGWGGMPEHLIEEELASGALTRLDVEGFRARHSEIYAVRKRGKDVGRVQTELWKSLSNR
- a CDS encoding sugar transferase; the encoded protein is MKKMTLSPTRSLPCPAALAASCPTRTPRSDSRAALIRATWQTQMALSLALKRLLDISIATGAVLALSPLLIGTAIAIRLESPGSVLFFQERVGFKGRRFRMIKFRSMRVGADAEKAALAAANESADGVIFKMKQDPRITKVGRLIRRLSIDELPQIFNVLRGDMSIVGPRPPVPGEVEQYSSTERKRLEAKPGLTCLWQIGGRSNVPFSGQVMLDVAYLEKQSLWEDLRIIVKTVPAVLSGRGAY
- the gstA gene encoding glutathione transferase GstA, coding for MKLYYIPGACSLASHILLREVGADFELEAVDPSTGLTESGQKFAAVNSKGYVPALELDSGEVLSEGAAVLQFIADSAPDQIELPAPGTVSRARLQEYLNYTASELHKAFSPLFAKSSDESAKADARAKVASKFDYLEALLADGRQYLVDERFSPADAYLFVVAGWARVQQIDLGRWPHLSGFVSRIAERPTVLAAIQAEGIGS
- a CDS encoding heme NO-binding domain-containing protein, with amino-acid sequence MKGTLLVEFLDFVEKRHSIADVETIIAAVEDQLPSGAVYTRVGNYPHGELMTLLTAACEHAQTEPTVLLREFSDFLMDAFNRMHPEFFEETEDVFEFLELLDRHIHVEVKKLYDDARPPTITVERGDSDMTVTYESTRPMGIVAHCMLESAGKHFGQPLSIEVLSASDDDSRRVMRVERV
- a CDS encoding ATP-binding protein — protein: MALETISRRLYNANQRLEDSRAALEDQVRERTRELRQTITKLEAEVSARMLAEEMLRQARDEALEVSDLKEQFLARMSHEIRTPLNAIMGFAALLKQSELTSTQQEQLETIHASSGLLLRIINDILDLSKIQGGHVDLEFGPANLGTLVRQTVQLVSLEAQSKSIALNLPDLTGLGSVYAMDAARVQQVLLNLLSNAVKFTDEGAVSVVVQQRTVAKSDVPEHILDSTSHNDLEWVRLEFSVQDTGIGISPSMQQAIFDPFIQTNPNSHRLGSGLGLAICERLTQLLGGRIKLNSQEGQGSAFSFYILAQVVDENPGRQDVSLVAEDDIDLPENVAEQGLTHPLKILLADDYEVNRLVQEAQLNALGYPVDLVCNGEEVLRAFANNAYDVVLMDIRMPVMDGVEATRRLRENSSLRQPYIVAVSASVLPEDRARFTDAGVDAVITKPVVPEELAEILRRAHHQLDKESPADMKPGLEPVALDHSGLAMLGDGADDLLRKVLPVYLRELAPRQAGLARHHADGDAAEFGQICHGLKSSSRSIGALELAELCDVAEQAAREGRLISEETLDHLIVLAQRTALAVKQHLGGLG
- a CDS encoding SLBB domain-containing protein encodes the protein MTLFRHLPYLLLIAFLASAAVQANPRQNFDVLAGAPIDDELPAQSPGSAASVNRTLRPALSYPTLRLDERERRPAAISQAPALRATQLAAGVTSDFAELVGESLGVKLPRFGRDVFHSETRGYSASDQMPVPADFVLGPGDEVYLRAWGTIEIDYRATIDRLGEIAIPKVGTVPLAGVRYSDLRTHLRAAIGRVFKGFELSVSLGQLKTIQIYVAGFARSPGSYTIPSLSGGINALFAAGGPAPAGDLRRLVLRREGQDLHTFDLYRLLIEGDMTDVRLMPNDVLYIPPQRGEVAIAGAVNAPAVFQFSETDTLGDLIRFAGGLGTTADTHRITIESINADGDRLVESLELNESSARRQLRPGDLAVVTPVNMRIDDAVTLRGHVANPFRHPFSPGMRISDLIPSREALISPRYWLERNRESQWISGAKREPGGSFSDNLPDVNWEYAALERLNADTLTSELIAVRLDKAVLERDPAFDLVLQPGDVLTVYALDDFRVRRTQRPRFVRIEGEVGRSGVYSLTPGDGLEELIRLAGGTTDMAYLFGLELRRESVRARQAARINESIDQLEREYQRHLIERSRNVLSGDLSLAIPPESDAIAHLIARLREAKPTGRMVLELEPGIAVASELPTLGLTDGDTVYVPARPETIEVVGAVIREGSFLYSEGRGYKGYIEHAGPIPSANLRQIYVLRPDGTFVKASRKLALAPGDAIVIPEKVDRATWVRRLKDWTQVLYQFGLGAAGLKILEGL
- a CDS encoding response regulator yields the protein MAQRVVGTKEAARRLGVSVRTIQLWVEDGLLSAWKTPGGHRRIEESSLEQLLESRQSDGPAASPSECDVLIVEDDQTMQAYYQALIDILGSNARVRFAENGFEGLVAIGRFNPALVIVDVDMPGMDGLQMIAAVDRSRLCAGTRMVVISGLTVEQIAQRGELPADIKVFGKPVNVDDLKGLIDMALIDEKERSAHERNTTG